Proteins found in one Arvicola amphibius chromosome 18, mArvAmp1.2, whole genome shotgun sequence genomic segment:
- the Nabp1 gene encoding SOSS complex subunit B2 isoform X1, whose product MLGVNDPPLFIKDIKAGLKNLNVVFIVLEIGRVTKTKDGHEVRSCKVADKTGSITISVWDEIGGLIQPGDIIRLTRGYASMWKGCLTLYTGRGGELQKIGEFCMVYSEVPNFSEPNPDYRGQQNKMVQNEKDKANVSAFGPLGNGVQTGPESRGYHLPYTGRSNGRDPINPQLPGARSSQTVMTTISNARDPRRAFKR is encoded by the exons ATGCTTGGGGTCAACGACCCTCCGCTTTTTATAAAAGACATTAAGGCCGGACTGAAAAACTTAAATGTCGTCTTTATTGTCCTGGAGATAG GACGCGTGACCAAAACCAAAGACGGCCATGAAGTGAGATCCTGCAAAGTAGCTGATAAAACGGGCAGCATCACAATTTCTGTGTGGGATGAGATCGGAGGGCTCATACAGCCGGGGGATATTATTCGGTTGACCAGAGG GTATGCATCAATGTGGAAAGGATGCCTGACACTTTATACTGGAAGAGGCGGTGAACTTCAAAAAATTGGAGA ATTTTGTATGGTGTATTCAGAAGTGCCAAATTTCAGCGAGCCAAACCCAGATTACAGAGGGCAGCAGAACAAAATG GTGCAGAACGAGAAGGATAAAGCGAACGTCAGTGCGTTTGGACCGCTGG GGAATGGTGTTCAGACTGGTCCTGAATCAAGAGGATATCATCTTCCATATACTGGTAGAAGCAATGGCCGGGACCCCATCAATCCCCAGCTACCAGGAGCTCGTAGTAGTCAGACAGTCATGACCACAATCAGTAATGCCAGGGATCCAAGGAGAGCCTTTAAAAGATGA
- the Nabp1 gene encoding SOSS complex subunit B2 isoform X2, translating into MWKGCLTLYTGRGGELQKIGEFCMVYSEVPNFSEPNPDYRGQQNKMVQNEKDKANVSAFGPLGNGVQTGPESRGYHLPYTGRSNGRDPINPQLPGARSSQTVMTTISNARDPRRAFKR; encoded by the exons ATGTGGAAAGGATGCCTGACACTTTATACTGGAAGAGGCGGTGAACTTCAAAAAATTGGAGA ATTTTGTATGGTGTATTCAGAAGTGCCAAATTTCAGCGAGCCAAACCCAGATTACAGAGGGCAGCAGAACAAAATG GTGCAGAACGAGAAGGATAAAGCGAACGTCAGTGCGTTTGGACCGCTGG GGAATGGTGTTCAGACTGGTCCTGAATCAAGAGGATATCATCTTCCATATACTGGTAGAAGCAATGGCCGGGACCCCATCAATCCCCAGCTACCAGGAGCTCGTAGTAGTCAGACAGTCATGACCACAATCAGTAATGCCAGGGATCCAAGGAGAGCCTTTAAAAGATGA